The sequence tactgatgcttgagtagctacgttacgtcttaatccttcgtacagagtttcgaattcgttaatatggatattgcggattgtcattgcggcttttcctacaattttctctattttgatcatttttaataataacgtttgttcgctacacatcattctcatttcttttatttcacgaataaaatcttctacacttatatcgttttctccgtttagtatcggagatactaaacagcttttagatttccagagtttccagctgttgaattggatggttggacatatgttggtggcttttgtggcataggtggaggtggattagtatcgtgttttaatactgatatattatcgtcatcgtcagtcatcatagaaccgaattcagttgattttacgtttatttgtggtagtttaacacgagagaggtttctacttaatatttccatttcgttagcgcgttttctattttcttcgttcgctaattttaaagcattctttatttcgttaaattgttgtcgaaattcttcgttctgtctctgtattaagtctaaaattgctctggtagaggaatcgagtgttcccgttttattttgaactccacttgtagagggtaaacttgtctcggcttttgtgtctttcttgttcatattgtctcttcgctagagttactagagaaactaacttttcgcgttctatattgtttaaaagaattccgacttttctcaccttgatacgtaagttcgtagaatgaggttcccttgcggtgttttcctctgtggcgcgttcaaatgcgtttgagtgtcaaactcgttctgttgatttgttctatgctgacagtggccccgttaatttggtccaccgtggtaaattattgacagcaaagttcataacacaagtagttcgaatccttcgatcttcaataatgtccgtagaccgaaatcgtaacttcgtttacactgaagcgaatggatcctggcaggatcgccaaaatgtcacgtaaaaataatgggaaaataataataaaaaaatgttgggttcttgaaccagagttcgaggtacctttattttataataggattacaagtgtgcgatttgaccgttaccgaaagactgaaagactcgatcaagacacagcccttctagatgttcgtttatcttatgcctatgtgccgaattcatattcctttgttttgggagtcggtgtcgtgtgcaaggctgttcaggtttcctgagtctgttggagatatttgttgacgttacatgtacgtcaagactgtgtaagtgtcacgaggcaaaacaataatatgagtcgctctcgatttgcatcgttctctaactcatgcgccgctacatacttatatagctattatttcttacaacctagcgtatgcagttgtgtatggggccttaagttcactgtttatagatactgctaggaattaatcgaacgaattcaacgcagtcgcgtttacagagttccgtattatcggaaatgccgaattcgcgtggtttcgctttgacgttcgtccacgttgacgattgttcaaagaacaaccgagaggcctccgcgtcgcagctacgaaagacatcgaagccgcgacacccttcagtgacttccctatcttttcctaaaaccaaggatgacgcaactcaggcaatcgttacaagcgttcgaacttcacattttcttaccatactatcaacaaaaaatgaaagctggttttcaatgagtcattatataattatatgtcggagatgaaagaacaccggagcctttggaattttagataatcccgcaacattctaacctagagtctactatagctgtaattgaacaattgtagttattcaatccgattgtaattgttctagattagtgacggtgagctttggctcgaggtgacagtctgtcgcccaacgtagccgcggtcaagggataaacgctttgcctaacaaaggtatggagtaattctatagctctccttaaaagaaatattcgtggcgacacgcgacagtaaacattccaacggtttctgtcccgtggctcgccacacgcagaccctattcttcgagtaagatgattgccagatgtcgatgcgtctccgcagtacatgttcggctagctggagggcccgttataaatcttaaggtttagttaactaaagtccttcaaacagacaaacagtctttgtcccaactacgggaagataggggagacatatttttcaacgagcggcgtctcccgctagcaactttccctcgagggcggctaacatctttttctaaccaccgatatggagattgaccaattagcagcaacgtcaatttcccttacttcctaaacgaaggctttcctcgacgaatccgatgatctcgtgtccttagacacaccccattatagttttcctctgtgacatcgtcgggacgggacgggcattcttttacgcactcccgtcgaccaaagagtaacgtctttacgctcagcaattatttttacgagtcagacttagattcagcgagaacgcccatctgtcatcccgttggccgcggattcgttattgaaccggagaccactgtcactagtgtcgcggacgtctcaccgccgtggtagattgtcaaaacctgtgttattcatacctgtgtcaataaatcgtatcttcgttacaccgcaacgatggctaccttcaatgaagactcctcaaacaccgacaaccctatccccaatgtcattccgacatatatatccaccgaaaatgcgctcttgtagacaaacgctcgattcgcgtcatagcttttaaagcttgtcgcatctcaatccgttggaaaaaatttttcctgtagcatattttatttttacgaaccaacaaggtctttgtttatttccttctttttttttgctccaatttccccattgttttttcaaggatagtatttcagagccactagtcaagtttattgtaacaataaacttacgtttcggaaacattttgtgctgtgaaacagaatacactaaagtttgaaggtcacatcgattttcgaaagtttataaatggaggtgtatgacagtatcaccagctgttgctgtccaagtaactccaacatcgaaatactacaacgattccaatcgaaagcgctaagagccttaatagacgcaccttggtatgttaccaacgaaaccatccatcgcgacctcaagatacctacagtcaaagaggaaatagcaaaatatagcgacagatatagcaaaagagtcaagaaacaccgaaaccccctaatcactggactactcgatacgacggaccagattcgcaggctgaagaggcactactcgctagacctaaacgttagattcatttaattatccaaattaagcatatgcacttacttataatacttataaattatacctatctataataagtattaacttattgtaaataaacagccatgtcactgcgccacgccggaaaaattactgaaaattctcaacgcgagaattgattgtaatttcaacaaataaataaaaacaaaaaaaaagctgttgctgtccccaagcgccaaaatacgttctgactactattttatgtatctcacagaagtatgtcttcattcatcatctcccatgccatccaccaacgtgttcttaacatgttatctcctagtaaaatattgatgttgagtcagatatccaactgaataatcttttcggtgtctactataagacatttaaaaccaaggctcgtacacacgtgtgcttatacgtcagatgtaatacttaacacgaaacctgcttatattaatattaaatttatgcatagtaggatgttcgacctttgtaaaaatgaaattataatacatacagtttcaccgtggaaaagtgaatctttctagcatgtccacgcaaatgcagcggaggggaggactgtgcatgcaccaaacaactttacgttcgtaatttttcacacaaatgtacaactgtagggaaaaaattatctctgatttttcggatgttaggaatcgacaatatcgcataacggaatgctgtgttctacgtattctatttttgttacgaaagtggtacaaacgaagtccacgtaagaatagtacaacaaaatcggttgaggttaggttatcgtgcagatatcgcggcttttgcattggaaatcacgcaactgccagtctcgtcgttccttgtaaacgaaagaaaggtattgtaatcggtcggaattaacataaaactcgtcgtttcatgataatactgtgcattctgaatatgctatgatttggtttaaaataataaatagtccattcttgcatactattgctccagctttacttgtattttcgatattggtataaatagaaagacaattaatgtcgttcgagtctattttcggatcatttatattacgtttaatccatatagttatcatatgagacatagtatcgtaaaatttggaagaataaaacgttcgtacaggaagtacattttataagaactccaacaaatctgcgtgtgcacctaaaatacaaactgatagtgatagtgattgttcataagtttatatacattatctaatgtcaatcgaaggtatcaattctttttctccataagagtactttttcatttatatgtgttcaaaaatacatgtgttcaaccgtgaagcatatgtcacctacaacgaaaaagagttttcctatacttaatatttcctttatatacctatgaaagtctattcttcgcgtagtatgaaattatgaataaatctggaatattgttcaatctgaaaagaaaaataacttattgacatcattcattgatacgagattcagaatgtttgttttgtcttgcagaaaaagaaggcagccctccctttcttttaatgtgaaatagaaagcgaagatttgaaaacagattttttggaaatttacttgcaaatatcgttttcaatatcgtgattttcttcccaatggtactgtactttcaaattttccagtatccctctaaaaacaaaaagtcgaacctcgttattgttaacgtaggcattacaaggaagagaagtattagaaagcagctcctttttgttatggatttctttataatcatgtaaataagaaattccggaaattttttcctaaagaatttaattcttgtgctttgattgataattattacactacatactaacttttcgcatactgttcgcgtctaacaatttcctaataataactacttcaaaataacatatgttcttgcacgaattcaaaagtacgtatgatacaattacaattgattctaaaataataattatttaaagatattaagatactaattaaacgtttcactatatttcaaaatctggaacaacaaatttttatttataaaaaatgaaactgtgtttatatattctttgtcatgatgctatttcttattaccatgtcgacattttttaaaattcattttgttatctctacgcaatatgaaaattcatatactgcttaatattttttacatattatccatccaccgcatgatatctcctgaaaaatcaaaatattaatgttatattattacaatgcttcttaaatttcaatttttgacaaatttgaaatccaatatattttgcacaattattatttatcaaaaaattccaagttagtaactttcttttcaaatggcaaataacatatactttgacttacctgtaagtttttgttcctaatcatcatttcctcttatagaacatcattattgttcttataattactaccagtgtcatagatattgtagtggctacaactgaattaatagaaaatgataaataactgtgtataacactaacacataattgtgtataacaatgacagataacttttacttacatatcagtcgataagggattactgtgatatcctgttgatgtttcttaaggcacttgattaggtgcgatacggtatcattccttatggtatactgtagataagtattttagaaaataacaagaataaatctaaattattcagaggttccagtttcggcttagacataaatacaggaccatttgcaaagaagaaagggtgcgtttctacagcctcgttatagtaaccatgaataccaatctctgaattactggttactaaacataaatatcctataaaatttaatatatttctttaatttttaatacatacatgagttagtagttctaaattatgaatcatcctacctgtgatattacacttttccttataatatcatcactcgagtgaacaacattaagatcatgtaaaccatgtcatcctatcttactgtgaagatacttagttatgttatctaacattataaaaatatcatcaaattcaagtccttttattcacatcacatggccacgacgatctggttcttcgttatataatgttctaaaatttgtcgtatatataggatgtacaaaccgtgatatcaaggtatcagttcttccttcccaagggacagtttcattaaaattctgatagaattaaaaattaattattaatattctaacaatcatatatgttaaatacattatagtcaacgatatatacctgagcgaatgtaggggtgattccttgataattataaatgtcatcagcccacatcattgtgccacttctttgtactccagcctctagattaacagcctaaacaaacatacgaaattttatagaagctgtacaaaatatagtatatatgcgcaatattgaagcgttcaaggggatataaaggtaatgtacatcacatacacgtgtactctcatgcaacaaaatacaattagatttaataatataagctcttttattcatcataatagattggaaatttaagtgtcttacgagggtgagtaaaaagttacccgctctgtcggtgtagaatttattttaagcaattgtcaaaaaagacatacatcattttttgacataatcactcgatttctgtatacactttgtccatttgccgaaggacctttatattttctcattaaaaaatgttttgggctgagctgcgaaccacgaatgcatcgtcgtcttcaccttttcatcagctttttcggcatccatctcgcacaaactttttaaaatccaaatctgtcgtgtactattgcataagcagagccgtggctgatttgcaaatgatttgccacattatccactgtcactcgtctattccatagagcataagttcatgagcacgttcaatgttgtcatcgtggatgtggacgggcgtccagctgttttttcataacacttgtgcgatcttctttgaacttttgtgcccattcaaacacacttcgtgacaaaacactttctccataatgtgcattaaatctttgataaatataggcatcaaacataacctccgaccacaagaaacgaatcacagcatcctgcactgttttcctgcaaatcaccattgcaaagcgccattactcgcgcaacggtcacaaacgaattgacgtaacacaaagaaacctgcgcagcagcactgaacagatattgacgtcatacgaagagtgcagatggatcaatacggtcgacagaagttttaactatctggagtgcggataaatttttactgagagtcgtataggaatctataatctgtaagtacacctttggctgaatggaaatttctcttacatatagtcaaaaatgcagaaactgtgtattgaattggaaagtgataaaaaataagtgaagtttcgaggttgcatgtgattgcatgagtacacaggacgtttttagcgaataaaaaataattttgaaagacacgagacttatcttgtattttatgcactctctgtgtccgaatttccagaagctctctatcttatgaagtgttttagattagccggaaaattttgtacgtacatacaagaagtatacgatctaagtggaatattccattattctcttgatacaaaagaaacgaaatttacagaacttctcagaaagttggtttattattaccaaattaatagaattaatatacgtttatcatctttacatacctaagttgtggaggtttatcgtgcgtaaaaaattagtgtcgtttcaaagttacatttcgtacattttaagcctataatttgtaacgtacaaaacaatgtaaatttgagctgtttcttatctccacaataagaaaatccaactttacgttttttacacaatgatatttatggaacagtaatatcatattattgcatcgcttggagaatgaagtcaaggtacgatgtgaccctagtgtaaacgctgggatacccagctgtgccgcacttataagcataagacacaatacctattaaatacgaggttaattcatgttgtatcagcagtgatccgccgcggtcagcctgaaaggatcgttaaatttttaatcaaagatactgaaatatatcgatcgaattgtattgaaattatacttatatacagtaataatcttctattgatttgtgtattgaaatactccaatttataacgtacatgttatatgtattttgagcaaaactaagattagaggaaattagattaaataccataacgaggtgtgagaagtgggcaaaactattaaattgtgtttatctattatttttaatgtttaagacgtcgatttgatgttaattcgaatcgacgtgtcttcagataccgtatagtttgtagtaactctgtaacttaattaccgtacaagaatcctctccaccctgagcatgttcggcgcatattataccatcagtgatatcaggtgcattaggaaatttggaataagctattttgcattcggcgttcttaatcactggcatttgtacttccattaatgcattacgtcgtggtcgtcctacgaagaaaataagaaagatatttaagactggaactatttaattttattataaaattgatatcacttactatatcttaatgctcccgatccagcaacaagggggttatagccgacgaagttgctctttcgtaggggctctttcgtacaaatgggatatacgtaccctgaaaaataaaaaaataaatgaaaatgcaggaaactaatgaccaaaagtatgagaaagaattatacacgctttatgacacaatatatgtgtacagtaagaaatttcaggatatgatacttcagtaatactcaatagcatatatatatatatatatatatatttgaggacttactcgaaaatggcacctcctccaccaatctaagaatggcaatattatgattgtgtatgttttctattccatccatatgtgcacaatgtgctgcggtcaaaacatgcctagccgatatcagggaacctccgcacttccatagtggtttgtctgggtttcggggattacgaaaacctaatgcagcgattcatggccaagcgcctaaaatgcaatagtcatagttgtgaatatacataattttttctcacataacgagtaacaacgattattacctattcgaaattcgatcatacagcagacgataagtacatacgtacaaatactctgaaacagagatttgataaagacagaaattaaatttttattccagtggaatacaaattattaaataattctatataatttctatttgaactatactgaactataaagttcaaacgtgtaatttctgccctaacagtttttgatctctatccatattattactcctatatcaattttttatttcaagcaaaaagatactcttcctaacatgaagtaaaagaaagaaataattcaagttaataagtaaagttactaccgataaaatcatagcattattatttagtctaattgaaatgtacattgatgtgctgtttaatgcctttaaagttcattctttgcagtaaatggcttattattaatcggaaagaaagacataaaacgtaccaagttcagctggtttaccatcgaccaccctggtatgagagacgttgctaaaacctcagtatggtggtcgcaaagccttatacttatacacagtttttattaaaatttctctcttctctttgtttggatcgttcggacagcaaacgatcgtaacattgccctggtatctgcacactgatcgtctataaaaatcggtggctgtacggtactgtatctgccatatttcttgcagaggtttacattttctgtagtcaaggcacctgccttcttgattgtccggtgtggtacattctggatcaaacaattttaaaacatttatacagttcaaagatgcgtaagaaagcgacaccgattactcaactttcgaagtaaaaagccgatcgagtccaccggattgccctacagacacgtattaatccgtaagagttagtcatcatgttgataataattatctaaagaaacttttcacgtgaaaatataaaattttaattgattagatattgtgttagccatacttaagaaagaaaatgaaaatgaatgaaatgaaagaaaaggactaccttcaacctcattttttaaataaacactttgtcagttttgcggtaaataagttcttaggaattcaggacagtttttagtgaatcattttgtttcgaccgttcgcggagagacgcgatcgcgagatagcacgtcaacgagagttgtaatttcccgttacgattaaataatcgacgccacgaactgatcagttcagtagttcaatgaaattccacagaattaacacaaataaattaatgtttatttcaacaacttattaactagaaagatataaatggaacaaaaaaaatgtaactgcgttttggttgataagtaatgcgcgacataccacctgtgttgacggttcgacttctcgaaaagttctgaacgcctttcgatttttttcgttttttctggaaggcgacccccactacgttcggatcacgccacattcttttacgcgaggtaaaataacgaccacgagtcgacgtttctggaagtcgccctgcttaatgaatcatgcgcttgccactacaatgtttgtttgccgggcagacgcgacggtccgtctgcgacattatagtgccgcgatcgatagttaagaatatgacctatggtaagccgcatggcgtaacattctccccccgttgagagggtaccgatcaaactagcgaggtgtggttgaagttcccatcttatttcgtctcggtggctagttgttcgggtttctcgagatcgggttgaattggcagtgggacaagccttttgacgccccgatccaaaatgctttttgccgtctgaactgtagctgtccggatgacactgtcacgaccggcatacttcaaatccgacggactgacgatagagataaagcactcggcgacaatgtatatcgctgaagtgcctaatgaaccatcaacatcccaacggtccttccaccgaaggttctagaagaaagagcacgtggcaacggtcgcggacgcctagcaaatgcatggacggtggggatgttgagggatgacaaaagaaagtaatcggatccgatcgaaagtaaaatcataagagtcagtcttaaaaagtcacgcccagagttcggaagtagattgtaaagtgtattgatgttagaaaaaaaataaagttttcttttttttattttttacctcaaattccttttttattttgttattttacgtgacaacaccatcggcgcctggatgaactcggcccagaggccaatgcatggagggaacgttgtcctctctgaggatgacgattgtgcccttttggatgctgtgtccacccttgctccatttattgcggttggttagctcgttcaaatactccttatgccagcggttccaaaaatgttgtttaagctgttggatatgctgccatttggagagtcggttcgatggaatgtctctgaaatctcgatcacgtaagcacattaatgaatcgccaatgaggaaatgtccgggagtgagggctaggagatcatttggatcggtggagataggagttagcgggcgggaattgaggactgcttctatttctatgataagagtattacggtgttaagctcatatgtttctgtttctccactcgcgctgcgccataatatcctttgatatttccgatcctctggtcgtacgaggaattgccgatacattttctcgatctcgccagtgagtacgtactgatgagcgcggaatctaattaatatacaaaataaattgtgaattgattcgagaatataggatttccccattttcatgattatcgtgatttttgtataaatatatttttgaagatactaataattaggtacttataaattagtattatcaattattttgcatttataattccgcctctagtataagtgttaattgaaaactaactttatgtttcaaaaagtactagcaaagtcgttgagtaacaagccactgatgctaacacaaatagcattgtcgtaattaaatatttctaaatattcatttttcattttgaacctgtagaaacaatttattatatatactattagctaagtaattgcatatttaattaagtcgaaatataaaacttagttattttaataatttaaaaaataaaaaactgacaaacatttcaatttaatttatggttggaacaaaagacatttcattaattgaaatattgtaacgcagagtactttccaaaatacgccgagagtattcctgatggtgaaacgagcgttgcttcatcgaacgcagctaaagaaaacaacatctatgtagttggtggtacgatgcctgaaatagagggcgataaattgtacaatacctgtactatttggggtcccgatggaactttgatagcaaaacaccgaaaggtaagtaatatattcctttatggctttgaatttgaaaatattggggcgaagaaagtgactctatctaggaataatttaggaatatacatatgtacatacgtatactataaccaattctataatttacggtttataaaatacgttatgatacgggaaacgcccatttttgttgtaatgtgtttgtgttgtataaatttttcaaatacttaaaatattattatacttattttttctcctttttaaacattattaaatgataagattttttaataaaagaaagtgataaaaacgctgtcagttattaaataaaaaataattaaagtttaggagttggtaactttgatattaaattacaaaagttgcagcaatagaattagcgactacatttttatgttattaggtacatctattcgacatcgacattcctaataagattacttttcgagagagtgattcactcagtcctggtaactccctaacgacgttcgatgtgaagggctgcaaaataggtattggcatttgctatgatattagattcgaggaaatggcacgcatttatcggaacaaaggtacagtaacttaatcgatcaatacttaactagcaaaaaattaaatatctttcttaaatatattctatataaaattaatataatctgtaactctgtataaacagaagcttaatttaaaaaaaccagtatatttgctgaaaatgaaacaaataaaagaattaaaagcgcaataagaggactgtcctcgcatattcagaaatgatggaatgtgaaccgtgcaactacgaagttaattggtattcggtagcttcatatttcctgcttctctgggttaggttgccaaatgctgatatatccagcggcattcaatatgaccactggaccactgcactggtcattacttcagcgtttcagagcgaatga comes from Bombus huntii isolate Logan2020A unplaced genomic scaffold, iyBomHunt1.1 ctg00000058.1, whole genome shotgun sequence and encodes:
- the LOC126875803 gene encoding venom serine protease Bi-VSP-like isoform X3; translated protein: MDGIENIHNHNIAILRLVEEVPFSRYVYPICTKEPLRKSNFVGYNPLVAGSGALRYRRPRRNALMEVQMPVIKNAECKIAYSKFPNAPDITDGIICAEHAQGGEDSCTVIKLQSYYKLYGI
- the LOC126875800 gene encoding omega-amidase NIT2-A-like isoform X1 gives rise to the protein MPEIEGDKLYNTCTIWGPDGTLIAKHRKVHLFDIDIPNKITFRESDSLSPGNSLTTFDVKGCKIGIGICYDIRFEEMARIYRNKGCQMLIYPAAFNMTTGPLHWSLLQRFRANDNQLYVACISPARVP
- the LOC126875800 gene encoding omega-amidase NIT2-A-like isoform X2 → MPEIEGDKLYNTCTIWGPDGTLIAKHRKVHLFDIDIPNKITFRESDSLSPGNSLTTFDVKGCKIGIGICYDIRFEEMARIYRNKDTSG